In Musa acuminata AAA Group cultivar baxijiao chromosome BXJ2-3, Cavendish_Baxijiao_AAA, whole genome shotgun sequence, the following proteins share a genomic window:
- the LOC135608230 gene encoding uncharacterized protein LOC135608230 isoform X1, producing MRRLVLSLVHLMGDDGGLRVRSQLRPSLWNGRPFCPNMEAEKLDQDFDELDKLLGEIPTATIGNPYTRKHIQNGAALDFELISVNEVEKTSTPGDLYGMSSTTLAVKDCEIISADDTLSSSKTPFDQEDGPRSYHGTSTTITDQNTTNLPDEQSLASAFEDLGFMDKITAVSTTPYFKCYPSSSNHALLPDGHCSENLENSSGLESAEMSVLPLSIRQNGVCVPNPASEGCSPFVTKDAPSILNVMVDGHDDARLLKLNFHDPRNQMSKSVFGECGEQRQSFPVCSASMPVNQGIHAYLLPGLSAQGFEFPPPSFQQQYYMDPPPHDYIHHHQQRQQQQLSQSSALWGDMQYERNCRDNLRYLYSQQLENQHFEGQKRRISAIGPLSGNTIQPYLHMSIPHQAGQVNQYSYGNNSATNRRYNQLDPSLLRSNLGRCHHNGLSGQFKSCSFPQGQDIASSYDLYSPIKSAHGPQISERFSKQTFPEKILTRSHGVDLLQTLKSGAPGNNQLPEHADITRRVFSNDNAHSHVVHGVQSLDLDAPSNQGSSPDNLSESHDVKSSGLKYDSLNNAIGKIHVLAKDQNGCRFLQQIFNEGNHEDVDILFLEIIDHVVEIMMDPFGNYLVQKLVEVCREEQITHIIHEISQCADKLLKISCNQHGTRVVQKILETVKSPVQFSMIVSALKPVIVLLIKNNNGSHVAQRCLDCLSPENKECLFEDAVANCVELARDRQGCCVLQKCLSALDGDQKFRLISNLTCKARDLSQDPYGNYVVQYILDQKVPWATIKILDQLEGHYRTLSVQKYSSNVVEKCLKYAGDARRVNIIRELIDGPHFVQISLDPYGNYVIQSAHRECKGALQAAFREAIRPHVTALRTNHYGKKVLSTCYGK from the exons ATGCGTCGGCTGGTTCTGTCGCTG GTGCATTTGATGGGGGACGACGGAGGACTCCGGGTTCGATCTCAATTACGCCCTTCTCTCTG GAACGGAAGACCATTCTGTCCCAATATGGAAGCAGAAAAGCTTGATCAAGATTTTGATGAACTCGATAAGCTTCTTGGAGAGATACCAACTGCTACTATAGGAAATCCTTATACCAGAAAACACATCCAAAACGGTGCCGCACTGGACTTTGAGCTAATTTCTGTGAATGAGGTTGAGAAGACTTCTACTCCAGGTGACTTGTATGGCATGTCAAGTACTACTCTAGCTGTGAAAGATTGTGAAATCATCTCTGCAGATGATACGTTGTCATCATCCAAGACTCCGTTTGATCAGGAAGATGGTCCCAGAAGCTACCATGGAACATCAACTACGATAACTGACCAAAATACAACAAATTTACCAGATGAACAATCCCTGGCTTCGGCATTTGAGGATCTAGGCTTTATGGATAAGATTACAGCTGTGTCAACTACTCCCTATTTCAAGTGCTATCCATCGTCATCTAATCATGCACTCTTACCTGACGGACACTGTTCAGAAAACTTGGAAAATTCTTCTGGACTTGAGTCTGCAGAGATGTCAGTCCTTCCATTATCCATCAGGCAAAATGGAGTTTGTGTACCCAATCCTGCATCGGAAGGATGCTCACCTTTTGTAACCAAGGATGCACCCAGCATACTGAATGTAATGGTGGATGGACACGATGATGCTAGACTTctgaaactcaattttcatgaccCAAGGAACCAAATGTCGAAGAGTGTATTTGGTGAATGTGGAGAGCAGAGGCAAAGCTTTCCAGTTTGTTCTGCTTCTATGCCAGTAAATCAAGGAATACATGCTTATCTCCTGCCTGGACTTTCGGCACAGGGTTTTGAGTTTCCTCCTCCATCATTCCAGCAGCAGTACTATATGGATCCACCACCCCATGATTAtatacatcatcatcaacaacGGCAACAGCAACAACTAAGTCAATCCAGCGCGTTGTGGGGCGACATGCAGTATGAGAGAAACTGCAGAGATAACCTTCGGTATCTCTACTCGCAACAACTTGAAAATCAACACTTCGAAGGGCAAAAGAGGAGAATCTCGGCAATTGGGCCTTTGTCCGGTAATACAATACAGCCATATCTTCACATGTCCATTCCTCACCAAGCAGGACAAGTGAATCAATATTCTTATGGGAATAACAGTGCGACTAACAGGAGATACAATCAGTTGGATCCTTCTTTGCTGAGAAGTAACCTTGGAAGATGCCATCATAATGGATTATCTGGCCAGTTCAAGAGCTGTTCTTTTCCACAAGGGCAGGATATTGCATCTTCTTATGATTTATATAGTCCTATTAAAAGTGCCCATGGACCTCAAATTTCAGAAAGATTCAGTAAACAAACATTTCCTGAAAAAATTCTGACAAGATCTCATGGTGTGGACTTGCTTCAAACTCTTAAATCTGGTGCTCCTGGGAACAATCAATTGCCAGAACATGCTGACATCACTCGAAGAGTCTTTAGTAATGATAATGCCCACAGCCATGTCGTTCACGGTGTTCAATCATTAGACCTAGATGCTCCAAGCAACCAAGGTTCATCTCCTGATAATTTGAGTGAGAGTCATGATGTAAAGTCATCGGGTTTAAAATATGATTCGTTGAACAATGCCATTGGAAAAATACATGTGTTGGCTAAAGATCAGAATGGCTGTCGCTTCTTGCAGCAGATATTCAATGAAGGAAATCATGAAGATGTCGATATACTCTTTCTTGAGATTATTGATCATGTTGTCGAGATTATGATGGATCCCTTTGGGAACTATCTTGTCCAGAAATTGGTGGAAGTTTGTAGAGAGGAGCAAATAACACACATTATACATGAAATTTCTCAGTGTGCTGACAAACTCCTTAAAATCTCCTGCAATCAGCATGG GACTCGTGTTGTACAAAAAATACTTGAAACTGTCAAAAGTCCAGTACAATTTTCCATGATCGTCTCTGCTTTAAAACCTGTTATAGTGTTATTGATAAAGAACAACAATGGTAGCCATGTTGCACAACGTTGTTTGGACTGCCTTTCACCTGAAAATAAGGAG TGTCTTTTTGAAGATGCAGTTGCTAACTGTGTTGAGCTAGCAAGAGATCGTCAAGGTTGTTGTGTTCTTCAAAAATGCCTCTCTGCTTTAGATGGAGATCAGAAATTTCGGTTAATATCCAATCTTACATGCAAAGCTCGTGACCTTTCTCAAGATCCATATGG AAATTATGTGGTGCAGTACATTCTTGATCAAAAGGTTCCATGGGCGACGATCAAAATACTTGATCAACTGGAGGGTCATTACCGAACCTTGTCTGtacaaaaatatagtagcaatgtGGTGGAGAAATGCCTGAAGTATGCAGGCGATGCCAGGCGCGTCAACATAATCAGAGAACTGATCGATGGTCCTCACTTTGTCCAGATCTCACTGGATCCATATGGGAATTATGTTATTCAATCAGCTCATAGAGAATGCAAG GGTGCACTCCAAGCTGCATTCCGGGAGGCAATAAGGCCTCATGTTACAGCACTCCGCACTAATCATTATGGGAAAAAAGTACTCAGCACATGTTACGGTAAATAA
- the LOC135608230 gene encoding uncharacterized protein LOC135608230 isoform X2: MEAEKLDQDFDELDKLLGEIPTATIGNPYTRKHIQNGAALDFELISVNEVEKTSTPGDLYGMSSTTLAVKDCEIISADDTLSSSKTPFDQEDGPRSYHGTSTTITDQNTTNLPDEQSLASAFEDLGFMDKITAVSTTPYFKCYPSSSNHALLPDGHCSENLENSSGLESAEMSVLPLSIRQNGVCVPNPASEGCSPFVTKDAPSILNVMVDGHDDARLLKLNFHDPRNQMSKSVFGECGEQRQSFPVCSASMPVNQGIHAYLLPGLSAQGFEFPPPSFQQQYYMDPPPHDYIHHHQQRQQQQLSQSSALWGDMQYERNCRDNLRYLYSQQLENQHFEGQKRRISAIGPLSGNTIQPYLHMSIPHQAGQVNQYSYGNNSATNRRYNQLDPSLLRSNLGRCHHNGLSGQFKSCSFPQGQDIASSYDLYSPIKSAHGPQISERFSKQTFPEKILTRSHGVDLLQTLKSGAPGNNQLPEHADITRRVFSNDNAHSHVVHGVQSLDLDAPSNQGSSPDNLSESHDVKSSGLKYDSLNNAIGKIHVLAKDQNGCRFLQQIFNEGNHEDVDILFLEIIDHVVEIMMDPFGNYLVQKLVEVCREEQITHIIHEISQCADKLLKISCNQHGTRVVQKILETVKSPVQFSMIVSALKPVIVLLIKNNNGSHVAQRCLDCLSPENKECLFEDAVANCVELARDRQGCCVLQKCLSALDGDQKFRLISNLTCKARDLSQDPYGNYVVQYILDQKVPWATIKILDQLEGHYRTLSVQKYSSNVVEKCLKYAGDARRVNIIRELIDGPHFVQISLDPYGNYVIQSAHRECKGALQAAFREAIRPHVTALRTNHYGKKVLSTCYGK, from the exons ATGGAAGCAGAAAAGCTTGATCAAGATTTTGATGAACTCGATAAGCTTCTTGGAGAGATACCAACTGCTACTATAGGAAATCCTTATACCAGAAAACACATCCAAAACGGTGCCGCACTGGACTTTGAGCTAATTTCTGTGAATGAGGTTGAGAAGACTTCTACTCCAGGTGACTTGTATGGCATGTCAAGTACTACTCTAGCTGTGAAAGATTGTGAAATCATCTCTGCAGATGATACGTTGTCATCATCCAAGACTCCGTTTGATCAGGAAGATGGTCCCAGAAGCTACCATGGAACATCAACTACGATAACTGACCAAAATACAACAAATTTACCAGATGAACAATCCCTGGCTTCGGCATTTGAGGATCTAGGCTTTATGGATAAGATTACAGCTGTGTCAACTACTCCCTATTTCAAGTGCTATCCATCGTCATCTAATCATGCACTCTTACCTGACGGACACTGTTCAGAAAACTTGGAAAATTCTTCTGGACTTGAGTCTGCAGAGATGTCAGTCCTTCCATTATCCATCAGGCAAAATGGAGTTTGTGTACCCAATCCTGCATCGGAAGGATGCTCACCTTTTGTAACCAAGGATGCACCCAGCATACTGAATGTAATGGTGGATGGACACGATGATGCTAGACTTctgaaactcaattttcatgaccCAAGGAACCAAATGTCGAAGAGTGTATTTGGTGAATGTGGAGAGCAGAGGCAAAGCTTTCCAGTTTGTTCTGCTTCTATGCCAGTAAATCAAGGAATACATGCTTATCTCCTGCCTGGACTTTCGGCACAGGGTTTTGAGTTTCCTCCTCCATCATTCCAGCAGCAGTACTATATGGATCCACCACCCCATGATTAtatacatcatcatcaacaacGGCAACAGCAACAACTAAGTCAATCCAGCGCGTTGTGGGGCGACATGCAGTATGAGAGAAACTGCAGAGATAACCTTCGGTATCTCTACTCGCAACAACTTGAAAATCAACACTTCGAAGGGCAAAAGAGGAGAATCTCGGCAATTGGGCCTTTGTCCGGTAATACAATACAGCCATATCTTCACATGTCCATTCCTCACCAAGCAGGACAAGTGAATCAATATTCTTATGGGAATAACAGTGCGACTAACAGGAGATACAATCAGTTGGATCCTTCTTTGCTGAGAAGTAACCTTGGAAGATGCCATCATAATGGATTATCTGGCCAGTTCAAGAGCTGTTCTTTTCCACAAGGGCAGGATATTGCATCTTCTTATGATTTATATAGTCCTATTAAAAGTGCCCATGGACCTCAAATTTCAGAAAGATTCAGTAAACAAACATTTCCTGAAAAAATTCTGACAAGATCTCATGGTGTGGACTTGCTTCAAACTCTTAAATCTGGTGCTCCTGGGAACAATCAATTGCCAGAACATGCTGACATCACTCGAAGAGTCTTTAGTAATGATAATGCCCACAGCCATGTCGTTCACGGTGTTCAATCATTAGACCTAGATGCTCCAAGCAACCAAGGTTCATCTCCTGATAATTTGAGTGAGAGTCATGATGTAAAGTCATCGGGTTTAAAATATGATTCGTTGAACAATGCCATTGGAAAAATACATGTGTTGGCTAAAGATCAGAATGGCTGTCGCTTCTTGCAGCAGATATTCAATGAAGGAAATCATGAAGATGTCGATATACTCTTTCTTGAGATTATTGATCATGTTGTCGAGATTATGATGGATCCCTTTGGGAACTATCTTGTCCAGAAATTGGTGGAAGTTTGTAGAGAGGAGCAAATAACACACATTATACATGAAATTTCTCAGTGTGCTGACAAACTCCTTAAAATCTCCTGCAATCAGCATGG GACTCGTGTTGTACAAAAAATACTTGAAACTGTCAAAAGTCCAGTACAATTTTCCATGATCGTCTCTGCTTTAAAACCTGTTATAGTGTTATTGATAAAGAACAACAATGGTAGCCATGTTGCACAACGTTGTTTGGACTGCCTTTCACCTGAAAATAAGGAG TGTCTTTTTGAAGATGCAGTTGCTAACTGTGTTGAGCTAGCAAGAGATCGTCAAGGTTGTTGTGTTCTTCAAAAATGCCTCTCTGCTTTAGATGGAGATCAGAAATTTCGGTTAATATCCAATCTTACATGCAAAGCTCGTGACCTTTCTCAAGATCCATATGG AAATTATGTGGTGCAGTACATTCTTGATCAAAAGGTTCCATGGGCGACGATCAAAATACTTGATCAACTGGAGGGTCATTACCGAACCTTGTCTGtacaaaaatatagtagcaatgtGGTGGAGAAATGCCTGAAGTATGCAGGCGATGCCAGGCGCGTCAACATAATCAGAGAACTGATCGATGGTCCTCACTTTGTCCAGATCTCACTGGATCCATATGGGAATTATGTTATTCAATCAGCTCATAGAGAATGCAAG GGTGCACTCCAAGCTGCATTCCGGGAGGCAATAAGGCCTCATGTTACAGCACTCCGCACTAATCATTATGGGAAAAAAGTACTCAGCACATGTTACGGTAAATAA
- the LOC135608231 gene encoding protein SINE1-like isoform X1 translates to MRSTTQGVSEAIARPEFKSKCYPFPPIPNSIDRSFRPYIYIHLIGSPKTYIFLESLSLSPLQIQNLSPLAPYPPLLLPPVDLGTRQSEEKEREPNLPTFEARNGGTILPSSLRHFHHLSSKLYDPRFMGRSLSPMLRQELANLDKDADSRRSAMTALKSYAKDLDSKHIPSGERTISLYEVLARVHGRNIVPQIDSIMSTIMRTLSSSGGSSALHQACSRVVPAIARHGIDPSTPDDEKTRIVRSLCKPLSDALMGSHVSAAAGAALCLKALVESGNWTSAPGEMVNEVCLRVAVALEEKATQTSAHMSLAMALAKHNGLVAEAYSRSLVRSGLQILAAGAAASNSQKRLSAVQMINFLMKCVDPRSISSEVFKIVDVMEKCQADDKMPLVRSAASEALQTAKALSTQRGSKLETGSSPVVNSNFRRRNQRSPRHAREHLASVCSPESHTVDSSIKNDVFADSPVSVGQSSCSIESSRHPNRRLWSRDACSVDVSLKDGLFLKRMDFEHISEGKPSDSDEERPEAFSGFAPANDTEVAGDTTPSPQRPISQLKFDDFKIYTTPRKLIRSLQNLTEPDTENTKNQSIALPISQSSHEVEWKPNGAFDKDRQPQNLNSEAEQRCFEDVEWLGKMNHHKDAEPAQDGTESVSSTGDVPESSICKVLDGADYEDKNSVVVKSRNRIGYTTAALGLIWGAFMVLLATIFSSMWTDNDELVFDMVPT, encoded by the exons ATGCGATCAACAACACAAGGGGTTAGCGAGGCAATCGCACGGCCAGAATTCAAATCGAAATGCTACCCTTTCCCTCCCATTCCCAATTCAATTGACAGATCTTTtcgcccttatatatatatacacctcaTCGGAAGCCCTAAAACATACATCTTTCTTGAATCCCTCTCTCTCAGCCCACTTCAGATCCAAAACTTATCTCCCTTAGCTCCTTATCCACCTCTCCTACTGCCTCCCGTCGATCTGGGCACCCGACAATcggaggagaaagaaagggagcCAAATCTACCAACTTTTGAGGCCAG GAATGGAGGCACCATATTACCATCTTCTCTTCGTCATTTCCATCATCTGAGCTCGAAATTATA TGATCCTCGCTTTATGGGGAGAAGTCTTAGCCCGATGCTCCGTCAGGAGCTGGCCAACCTCGACAAGGATGCCGACAGCCGCAGGTCTGCCATGACAGCTCTGAAGTCTTATGCAAAGGATTTGGACTCCAAACACATCCCCTCCGGCGAGCGCACCATCTCCCTCTACGAGGTCCTTGCAAGAGTCCATGGCCGCAACATCGTGCCGCAGATCGACAGCATCATGTCCACCATCATGCGCACTTTGTCGTCGAGCGGAGGATCCTCTGCCCTCCACCAGGCCTGCTCCAGAGTCGTGCCTGCGATCGCTCGGCACGGGATCGATCCCTCGACGCCAGACGACGAGAAGACGCGGATCGTTCGCTCCCTCTGCAAGCCCCTTTCCGATGCTCTGATGGGCTCGCACGTGAGCGCCGCCGCCGGGGCCGCCCTCTGCCTCAAGGCCCTGGTCGAATCGGGCAACTGGACGTCTGCCCCGGGCGAGATGGTGAATGAGGTCTGCTTGAGAGTTGCAGTGGCCCTGGAAGAGAAAGCGACCCAAACTAGTGCTCACATGAGCCTGGCAATGGCTTTGGCGAAGCACAATGGCCTGGTGGCCGAGGCTTACTCGAGGTCTCTCGTGCGGTCTGGCTTGCAGATCTTGGCTGCCGGTGCCGCCGCCAGCAACTCCCAGAAACGTCTCTCGGCCGTTCAGATGATCAACTTCTTGATGAAGTGTGTGGATCCAAGAAGCATCTCTTCTGAGGTCTTCAAGATAGTAGATGTCATGGAGAAATGCCAAGCCGACGACAAGATGCCGTTGGTGAGGAGCGCAGCATCTGAGGCACTGCAGACTGCAAAGGCCCTCAGTACGCAGAGAGGATCGAAGCTTGAAACTGGTTCCAGCCCGGTCGTGAACTCGAACTTCCGTAGGAGAAACCAAAGGAGTCCACGGCACGCTAGAGAACACCTCGCCTCCGTTTGCTCGCCTGAGTCGCACACCGTCGACTCCTCTATCAAGAATGATGTGTTTGCCGACTCTCCTGTCTCAGTCGGTCAGTCTTCTTGCAGCATTGAGAGCAGTCGGCACCCGAACAGGAGACTGTGGAGCCGTGATGCTTGTTCTGTGGATGTCTCCTTGAAGGATGGCTTGTTTCTGAAACGCATGGACTTCGAGCATATCAGTGAGGGCAAGCCAAGTGATTCAGATGAAGAGAGACCAGAAGCATTCTCTGGATTTGCACCGGCCAATGACACAGAAGTAGCAGGAGATACCACACCGAGTCCTCAG AGACCCATATCGCAGTTGAAATTTGACGATTTCAAGATCTACACTACTCCAAGAAAACTCATCCGATCTCTTCAGAATTTGACAGAACCAGACACCGAAAACACCAAGAACCAAAGCATTGCTCTGCCGATCAGTCAGTCATCGCATGAAGTTGAATGGAAACCCAATGGGGCCTTTGACAAAGATAGACAACCTCAGAATCTGAACTCGGAGGCCGAACAGAGATGCTTTGAAGATGTGGAGTGGCTAGGAAAGATGAACCATCACAAGGATGCTGAACCGGCACAAGATGGCACTGAATCAGTTTCATCTACTGGTGATGTCCCTGAAAGTAGCATTTGCAAAGTGTTAGACGGAGCAGATTATGAGGATAAGAATTCAGTGGTGGTCAAGAGTAGAAACCGGATAGGGTATACTACAGCTGCCCTGGGCTTGATCTGGGGTGCTTTCATGGTACTTCTTGCCACCATCTTCTCATCAATGTGGACTGACAATGATGAgcttgtctttgatatggttccCACTTAG
- the LOC135608231 gene encoding protein SINE1-like isoform X2, with amino-acid sequence MRSTTQGVSEAIARPEFKSKCYPFPPIPNSIDRSFRPYIYIHLIGSPKTYIFLESLSLSPLQIQNLSPLAPYPPLLLPPVDLGTRQSEEKEREPNLPTFEASDPRFMGRSLSPMLRQELANLDKDADSRRSAMTALKSYAKDLDSKHIPSGERTISLYEVLARVHGRNIVPQIDSIMSTIMRTLSSSGGSSALHQACSRVVPAIARHGIDPSTPDDEKTRIVRSLCKPLSDALMGSHVSAAAGAALCLKALVESGNWTSAPGEMVNEVCLRVAVALEEKATQTSAHMSLAMALAKHNGLVAEAYSRSLVRSGLQILAAGAAASNSQKRLSAVQMINFLMKCVDPRSISSEVFKIVDVMEKCQADDKMPLVRSAASEALQTAKALSTQRGSKLETGSSPVVNSNFRRRNQRSPRHAREHLASVCSPESHTVDSSIKNDVFADSPVSVGQSSCSIESSRHPNRRLWSRDACSVDVSLKDGLFLKRMDFEHISEGKPSDSDEERPEAFSGFAPANDTEVAGDTTPSPQRPISQLKFDDFKIYTTPRKLIRSLQNLTEPDTENTKNQSIALPISQSSHEVEWKPNGAFDKDRQPQNLNSEAEQRCFEDVEWLGKMNHHKDAEPAQDGTESVSSTGDVPESSICKVLDGADYEDKNSVVVKSRNRIGYTTAALGLIWGAFMVLLATIFSSMWTDNDELVFDMVPT; translated from the exons ATGCGATCAACAACACAAGGGGTTAGCGAGGCAATCGCACGGCCAGAATTCAAATCGAAATGCTACCCTTTCCCTCCCATTCCCAATTCAATTGACAGATCTTTtcgcccttatatatatatacacctcaTCGGAAGCCCTAAAACATACATCTTTCTTGAATCCCTCTCTCTCAGCCCACTTCAGATCCAAAACTTATCTCCCTTAGCTCCTTATCCACCTCTCCTACTGCCTCCCGTCGATCTGGGCACCCGACAATcggaggagaaagaaagggagcCAAATCTACCAACTTTTGAGGCCAG TGATCCTCGCTTTATGGGGAGAAGTCTTAGCCCGATGCTCCGTCAGGAGCTGGCCAACCTCGACAAGGATGCCGACAGCCGCAGGTCTGCCATGACAGCTCTGAAGTCTTATGCAAAGGATTTGGACTCCAAACACATCCCCTCCGGCGAGCGCACCATCTCCCTCTACGAGGTCCTTGCAAGAGTCCATGGCCGCAACATCGTGCCGCAGATCGACAGCATCATGTCCACCATCATGCGCACTTTGTCGTCGAGCGGAGGATCCTCTGCCCTCCACCAGGCCTGCTCCAGAGTCGTGCCTGCGATCGCTCGGCACGGGATCGATCCCTCGACGCCAGACGACGAGAAGACGCGGATCGTTCGCTCCCTCTGCAAGCCCCTTTCCGATGCTCTGATGGGCTCGCACGTGAGCGCCGCCGCCGGGGCCGCCCTCTGCCTCAAGGCCCTGGTCGAATCGGGCAACTGGACGTCTGCCCCGGGCGAGATGGTGAATGAGGTCTGCTTGAGAGTTGCAGTGGCCCTGGAAGAGAAAGCGACCCAAACTAGTGCTCACATGAGCCTGGCAATGGCTTTGGCGAAGCACAATGGCCTGGTGGCCGAGGCTTACTCGAGGTCTCTCGTGCGGTCTGGCTTGCAGATCTTGGCTGCCGGTGCCGCCGCCAGCAACTCCCAGAAACGTCTCTCGGCCGTTCAGATGATCAACTTCTTGATGAAGTGTGTGGATCCAAGAAGCATCTCTTCTGAGGTCTTCAAGATAGTAGATGTCATGGAGAAATGCCAAGCCGACGACAAGATGCCGTTGGTGAGGAGCGCAGCATCTGAGGCACTGCAGACTGCAAAGGCCCTCAGTACGCAGAGAGGATCGAAGCTTGAAACTGGTTCCAGCCCGGTCGTGAACTCGAACTTCCGTAGGAGAAACCAAAGGAGTCCACGGCACGCTAGAGAACACCTCGCCTCCGTTTGCTCGCCTGAGTCGCACACCGTCGACTCCTCTATCAAGAATGATGTGTTTGCCGACTCTCCTGTCTCAGTCGGTCAGTCTTCTTGCAGCATTGAGAGCAGTCGGCACCCGAACAGGAGACTGTGGAGCCGTGATGCTTGTTCTGTGGATGTCTCCTTGAAGGATGGCTTGTTTCTGAAACGCATGGACTTCGAGCATATCAGTGAGGGCAAGCCAAGTGATTCAGATGAAGAGAGACCAGAAGCATTCTCTGGATTTGCACCGGCCAATGACACAGAAGTAGCAGGAGATACCACACCGAGTCCTCAG AGACCCATATCGCAGTTGAAATTTGACGATTTCAAGATCTACACTACTCCAAGAAAACTCATCCGATCTCTTCAGAATTTGACAGAACCAGACACCGAAAACACCAAGAACCAAAGCATTGCTCTGCCGATCAGTCAGTCATCGCATGAAGTTGAATGGAAACCCAATGGGGCCTTTGACAAAGATAGACAACCTCAGAATCTGAACTCGGAGGCCGAACAGAGATGCTTTGAAGATGTGGAGTGGCTAGGAAAGATGAACCATCACAAGGATGCTGAACCGGCACAAGATGGCACTGAATCAGTTTCATCTACTGGTGATGTCCCTGAAAGTAGCATTTGCAAAGTGTTAGACGGAGCAGATTATGAGGATAAGAATTCAGTGGTGGTCAAGAGTAGAAACCGGATAGGGTATACTACAGCTGCCCTGGGCTTGATCTGGGGTGCTTTCATGGTACTTCTTGCCACCATCTTCTCATCAATGTGGACTGACAATGATGAgcttgtctttgatatggttccCACTTAG
- the LOC135608233 gene encoding photosynthetic NDH subunit of subcomplex B 2, chloroplastic-like, with amino-acid sequence MASLLPVHLPKPNPRFPIRTSSAATTTTTTESLQERFGRKGIKFTETGEVPSVELTVRNGSSLHLRIPDGLITSYKPKVYWKDDGFEEVLYTIGGGGPGDFPRGGLGLVLHDLSKTAAGGSPWGASEWIVKDADSDSFDAVQVELSCSNDDGSLDITYVVSLYPLSMATAVVVKNKGKKPVELSSAMLSHLKFKNQRGSAIHGLRGCSYCAHPPPSSTFGLLSPAEAMQPEPPNWLSLLSFSEDKKGKDWTVEDDLYTILKGKLSRVYAAPPAERSKRIYNTPPSKYTTIDQGTGLGFRVIRMGYDDIYLCAPGSLSQRYGKGYFICTGPASMLVPVVVNPGDEWRAAQVIEHDNL; translated from the exons ATGGCCTCCCTCCTCCCTGTCCACCTCCCTAAACCTAATCCCCGCTTCCCCATCAGAACCTCgtccgccgccaccaccaccaccactaccgaGTCTCTCCAGGAACGCTTCGGCCGGAAGGGAATCAAGTTTACTGAGACTGGCGAGGTCCCCTCCGTCGAGCTGACCGTCAGAAACGGCAGCTCGCTCCATCTCCGAATCCCCGACGGCCTCATCACGTCCTACAAGCCCAAGGTGTACTGGAAGGATGATGGGTTCGAGGAGGTGCTCTACACCATCGGCGGTGGCGGGCCCGGCGACTTCCCCAGAGGCGGCCTTGGATTGGTTCTCCATGATCTATCGAAGACTGCGGCTGGTGGTTCTCCTTGGGGTGCTTCGGAATGGATCGTGAAAGATGCCGACTCGGACTCCTTCGACGCAGTTCAG GTTGAGCTGAGCTGCAGCAATGATGATGGCTCCCTTGATATCACATACGTCGTGTCGCTCTATCCACTGAGCATGGCCACAGCAGTCGTTGTGAAGAACAAGGGAAAGAAGCCGGTGGAGCTGAGCAGTGCAATGCTGAGCCATCTCAAGTTCAAGAACCAGCGCGGCTCCGCGATCCATGGCCTCAGGGGCTGCTCCTATTGTGCTCATCCTCCTCCCTCGTCCACCTTCGGTCTTCTGTCTCCGGCTGAAGCTATGCAGCCTGAACCTCCCAATTGGCTTTCGCTTCTGAGTTTTAGCGAAGACAAGAAGGGCAAGGACTGGACCGTGGAGGATGATCTGTACACTATCTTGAAAGGCAAACTGAGCAGAGTTTACGCTGCACCTCCAGCAGAAAGATCGAAGAGGATCTACAATACTCCACCATCAAAATACACGACTATCGATCAG GGCACTGGCCTTGGATTTAGGGTGATAAGAATGGGGTACGATGACATCTACTTATGTGCCCCAGGTTCTCTCTCTCAAAGATATGGGAAGGGATACTTCATCTGCACTGGCCCTGCTTCCATGCTGGTACCTGTGGTTGTCAACCCAGGTGATGAATGGAGAGCAGCACAAGTTATTGAGCATGACAATTTATAG